The Raphanus sativus cultivar WK10039 chromosome 6, ASM80110v3, whole genome shotgun sequence sequence CCTAACGTTTTAGCTCTCGTTCTCCTAATCGCTTGCAACACAACAAGTTCAATCTTCAACGCAAAAACTTTCCTCGGTTCAACTTCGAATAGCGTCTTGGGCGGTTCCACACCCATCACAAACGGCACATTGGCGACCTTATACCCTTTCTGAGCAATATAAGTAGACAGCGGCGTCTTCCCCGTCCGGGAAACACCGACAAGAACGATATCAGCCTTGCCTAAGTTCTCGGGCAAAGTCCCATCGTCTTGCTTGATGGTGAACTCAATGGCTTCGATTCTTTTGAAATACGCATCGTTAAGAGTCTTGACCCTGCCGGGAGCTCCACGGGTGAGACCAGACGGAGAGACACCCAAGTGAGACGCTATCCCTTCGATGATCGGTCCCAAGATGTCAACAGAAAGCACTCCCAACTGATCACAAGCTTCTTTAGCGGATTTGGACATGGAAGGATTGGCTAAAGTGTAGAAACACATCGCCTTTTGCTTCGCCGCCTGATTTATAATCTCTAACAGCTTCTCCTCATCCTCCACCTGTCCCCCAAGAATAAAAACAGAGTATCTCATAAAAACAGAGATCCCATAAAAACAGAGTATCTCATTTTGATAAAAAGGATGAGACTTTGAGTGTTTAAGTACCCAAGAGAAGAGATGGGTATTGACAGAACATCCACGATTGACCAATCGATTCTCGAATTGGCCCAACGCGGCGTTGACGGAGTGCTCCGCCGTCCACCCTGTCCCGTCGGAGACCAAATATATAGACTTTCCCGCCGCCACGTCGTCGCCATCGATCGAAGACGTCTTCCGATCAGCCTCCTCCGTCGTTGATTGACGGCGAGGTGCGTTGATCGGACGGTCGATCTTGGCGCCGGAGCGTAAAGCTCGGGCCATGGACCATCGGTTCAGTTTGGGACTAGCCTTCAGCTTCGGAGAGCAAGGACTCGAAGCTGCCAACGGAAACTCGGAATCAGGTTCGGGATGGGCTTGGTGTGAAGAACTCATCGTGAGAAATGATCAAACAGATTTGTCTGTTTACTGTCTCTCTCTCCGTCTTTGTTACGCCGCTGGTTCAGTTCTTATCCAATCACGCCGCCCCAAACGCATTTTTACCACTAAATTgacttttttaactttttaagcGTTCTCGGTACCTTTTTGTTTAAAGGTTTTACCATTTGATCTTCATTTGATATTTGGGCTTTCAAACGCCCAGTTCAATCTAGTGGGGTCAAAAATCAATACATTGCTACTGAGGTTTTATGGTTGTCAGATGATTTGGGCCTTAATGCAAATAAGAGCCCATGTGGGTTGTGGAGGAAGAGATTGATCTACGTACATTTTTGCTTTTGCGCTTTTTCCGACTGatgttacaaaaaagaaaaaaaaaagagcttctTGTCTGAAAACACAATTATAAGGATTTTAAGGCATAAAGATTAAAGATGGTGGtgttgaaaaaaaaaggattaaagATGGTGGGGGATAACATCCTGAATATATAATAGTACCATTTACATGCTATTCCCTCTATGTTGcagatataaattttaaaatattgatgaacaaataaattattattacatgTAAGAAAtggattaatatatatgaattacaTAAGCCTAAAGctaattaataaaaaaggaTACGTCCTAGAAACCTCCCCTAACATGATCCTTTCATCATTAGCTTTCTCTTTCTATTTATATGAGGGGTTGATGATGAGAGATCCCCAAGAAGCTCCAAACTCATTTGTTATTGAACTCTAAATCTTTAAACAACAAAGCATTCATCATCACTAGCTTCTAACTTCACGTTTCAATAGAAAGCATATAAGTGATCAATCCTTGGTGGATTTCTCTTGTATAtacatgtatgtatatatttaatccAACCGCAGATGCAACTGAAGGATTGAGATTAGAGATGGCGTTTCCTCAACATGGTTTTATGTTCCAACAACTTCATGAAGACAATACCCATGATCAGTTCCCTTCTTGTCATCCTCCTCATCTCTTCAATGGTACTACTATATATGTCCTTTCATATATAGATTATAGTCGTAATTAACATTTGTTATCTACATAGGAGGAAACTACATGATGAACAGATCTATGTCGTTAACGAACGTGCAAGAGGATCATCATCCAACCGTTGATGAGGAGAATCTATCAGACGATGGGTTACATATGATActtggagagaagaagaagaggctaCAATTAGAGCAAGTTAGGGCATTAGAGAAGAGCTTCGAGCTAGGGAATAAGCTGGAGCCAGAGAGGAAGATACAATTAGCTAAAGCATTGGGGATGCAACCGAGGCAGATAGCGATCTGGTTCCAAAACAGGAGAGCTAGGTGGAAGACTAGACAACTCGAGAGAGACTATGACTCACTCAGGAAACAGTTTGAGTCTCTTAAATCCGACAATGATTCTCTTCTTGCCCACAACAAGAAACTCCTCGCTgaggtataatatatatatatatatatatatatatatgtatataactatATGTCTATAGAGAATGTTAATAAAACTTCTGGCGTAGTTTTTGGTTGGGTCCTTTAGTTTTAGTGTTTTactttacaaatataaaaagtaaaatggatctcaaaaattataaatgaaaaattgttaagaaggcacttaaaaatatttttggattcaGTACTTTAGCTTATATTTTGGGGTTTATGGcataattatacaaatttatgCGATTTTTTACTTGGAATTGGTTCATGAATTTATCAAGTTTATGTATGCATTTACATTTAGTAGGATTAGACGAAGTGCAATAAATTATTCTTGGGCTTTTCATGATCCAACATTATGAGATGTTTGTCAAAAGACAGTTGGTGTTTTGTTTGCTAAGTAAATTGTTCTTAATCACTGTATACATTTAATTAATGGATTCCCATATGACTATCAAGCCATTGCATGTGTAGAACCGCCAACCATAAGAGAAGAATACAATATATTCTAGCAAtgttatttttgggttttcaaaTGAATTCTGCTAAAATGTGATAGTTACTACATCTTTAAGAATAACTTGTGGAAATTTCTAGATTCTACAGGCTTACTGAAATTAAAAATTCTGATACAGGAAGGTTATTTTAAGTATTACTTTTAGtctattttctaaatattttgttgttacttcaaataatattgaaatatgtattatttaaatgtCATTTAGAAATGTAACCATGACTCAGAATCCAAATAAAAACGTATTCGATCTTCATGTGCATCAATGAACAAGTAGTGTTTGAATTTCCAAAACTTAACATTTGATTTGTGTGTGTTAGTTAAAGGTAATGTCATTAAAGAACAATGATTGTAATGAAGCAAGCATAATAAAGAGAGAAGCAGAAGCTTCATGGAGCAATAATGGAAGCACAGACATAAATCTGAAGATGCCCAGAGAGACCACTACAACACATGTGAGCACGATCAAAGACCTTTTCCCTTCATCTATTCGGGCATCTACACATCATCATCAGAACCATGAAATGGTTCAAAAAGAGAGCCTTTGTGACATGTTTAATGGCACTGATGAAACTACTACAGATGGTTACTGGCCGTGGTCTGATCCAAACCACAACAACCACCACCAATTCAAttgatttatgattttataGCTCGAATGGATCACCACCNNNNNNNNNNNNNNNNNNNNNNNNNNNNNNNNNNNNNNNNNNNNNNNNNNNNNNNNNNNNNNNNNNNNNNNNNNNNNNNNNNNNNNNNNNNNNNNNNNNNaaaccctaaaccctaaaccctaaaccctaaaccctaaaccctaaaccctaaaccctaaaccctaaacccgtGTTCCTCGAATGGATCTCTTAGTTGTTGAGAGGGTTGCCCAAAGGCAGTATATAGAGCATACCCAGTAAAACTTACAACTCACATCAGTAGCATATTTTTATGCGGGTCTTAGCAAAAAAGGATTAGGGTATTTCAGTAAATACATTCAACCAACTCCAATTCTTTTACCCATTAACAGTTTTTGTAATCGGCACGTGTTTTGTTAAACCACCCATAAGAATCATATTCTGACTTTTATCAGGAGAATATCCAACTATAGCTTCCATTGAATGAATAATGGATCCAGATCCTAAACCCGTGTTCCTCGAATGGATCTCTTAGTTGTTGAGAGGGTTGCCCAAAGGCAGTATATAGAGCATACCCAGTAAAACTTACAACTCACATCAGTAGCATATTTTTATGCGGGTCTTAGCAAAAAAGGATTAGGGTATTTCAGTAAATACATTCAACCAACTCCAATTCTTTTACCCATTAACAGTTTTTGTAATCGGCACGTGTTTTGTTAAACCACCCATAAGAATCATATTCTGACTTTTATCAGGAGAATATCCAACTATAGCTTCCATTGAATGAATAATGGATCCAGATCCTAAAAATGTTCGAAATattcaataatttaattttaaataatagaataaatctCTTATTCCTTACTTTGTGTGCATTTCTATTATTTGTGGGTCCTATTGCCGCTTATTTTCAACTCCCCGAAGCATTTCGTCGCTTACTACGCCCTTCCTCGTCTCTGGGTGCCTAGGTATCCACCGTAAGCCTTTCCTCGTTTGAACCTCGCCCTTAACTTTAAGGCTATGccatcaaaccctaaaccctgaacccTGAACCCTGAACCCTGAACCCTGAACCCTGAACCCTGAACCCTGAACCCTGAACCCTGAACCCTGAACCCTGAACCCTGAACCCTGAACCCTGAACCCTGAACCCTGAACCCTGAACCCTGAACCCTGAACCCTGAACCCTGAACCCTGAACCCTGAACCCTGAACCCTGAACCCTGAACCCTGAATTCGGTTTGACCTAACCCTAGGTTCGGTTTGCTAACCCTTAGGTTCGGATTACTAACTACTGGTTCGGATTTCTAACCCTAGGTTCGGATTAACGTCACCCTTGGTTCGggtaaatactaaaccctaggTTCGGATAACtaaaaaccataaaattaataaattagagaAAATATTGGTTGGGCAGTTATGTGATGTTAGAAGGATAAGTGGCCCAATAAGTGACAACATGTATAAAAAGGCCTACTATAACCATTTACTTTGCAATAATATTCTTTCACAACTTAACATAAATAATCAAGAACTGTGTTTTAACATAATCCAAATTACCACAAACCAAGAAAGAAATCAATTAAAATGGCAAGTCTAGTTGAGACCTAAGGACAATTTGGCAAGTAGCATACTGTTTACAAGAAACTAGATTTTACTATGCTCGTATGATCTATTTCAATGGACCGTCAAGGCTCCACACACGTGTGATTCTCCCATAAATAATCATGTCTCCTACTTGGAATTTCTTCAGGCACCTGATTCAGATTTGGTGGCTTACACAGCATTTAAGTTCTTTGAAGTGACTTCTATCCGCCAATTAAAACAGAAATTACTGTAGCTGTTTGAGAGAAAATCTGGGTTACCTACCAGTTAAAAGTATCACATGAATTTGACAATAGAAGTTTTGTGTTCTTGATATAAACCTGTAAGAGTTTGAGTTACCACAAGGAAAGCAATTGAGTTGCTGAATCATGATTATCAAGACAAAATCTGGATTATCAAGAAGTATCAAGAGTGAAAGCAATTTCTACTGCACCTCAAGCACACAATCAAAAAGACAAGCTTGTTAAGTAAAAATAGAAAGGCATAAGAAAGTAGGGCGCTAGTACCTCATCTTGGACAACAGAACCAACTCCACAAAAGCATAACTTGGCGAGCATCAATCATCTTAGATAGAAACCTTTTGGACTGACTGTTGGACACCTCTTTGTCGGAGCTGTTTATGAGCTCAGAACTTGTACGATATATGTCACATTCAGCTAGTTTTGTAACCTGCATCATATTTGTATGATTCAGTTCTTTCCCATTACTCTTGCCTAGCTTCTGATCGTTCTTATTAACAGTGAACTTACCTCATCAAGGGCTCGTAGATTGCTTCAAGTAGGGAACTATCCTCATTCCCCTCAGTCCATTCCTGTAAAACATATAAGAGTCACATTCAGCTAGTTTTGTAACCTGCATCATATTTGTATGATTCAGTTCTTTCCCATTACTCTTGCCTAGCTTCTGATCGTTCTTATTAACAGTGAACATACCTCATCAAGGGCTCGTAGATTGCTTCAAGTAGGGAACTATCCTCATTCCCCTCAGTCCATTCCTGTAAAACATATAAGAGTCACATTCAGCTAGTTTTGTAACCTGCATAATATTTGTATGATTCAGTTCTTTCTCATTACTCTTGCCTAGCTTCTGATCGTTCTTATTAACAGTGAACTTACCTCATCAAGGGCTCATAGATTGCTTCAAGTAGGGAACTATCCTCATTCCCCTCAGTCCATTCCTGTAAAAAATATAAGAGACTAAGGGTTACACAagcaatttaaaataaatctggATCGGTTTACATTATCATCTTTTACAGAATCTTAGTTTTTCTAGATCAAAACTTTTCTACTGGAATAAGCAAATACAATATAGAAGTTAAGGatgatatatgtattttatatataaaaggaaGGGGAATAATATCTGTAACTTTGATTTACCTTGATCTGCTTAACAAAAAGATCAACAGGTGAAGATGAGTCAGTGTGAGAAGATTTAGCGAGCATCTGAGTTCAAGGAacataaaacaattaaatatattagGCCAACAAGTAGCATCTGTACACATTCAACGTTTAAGAAACACACATATGCATCATAAATACCTCATTCTCATATAACTTAAAGACAAATCTCTTATCAGTTCCCGCATCGCATGTTTACctatagaaaacaaataataataagcaTCGATTAGATTTTGCTTGCATGATCTGGGAAGCAGATAGCTGACAGAATACAAAGAATGTACTTACAAGATATCATCTTCACTAACCCATCTCCAGATATCATCTTCTCCATGTCCTCGTTGCTTGGCTCTTCATCAGTCgcaaaaaaaatcagatcttCTCTGTACTCAGCAAAGATCGTCTCCCTCAAACGATGAAACTCGCTCATCGTCTCTCTCAGTTTGGCCCTTACACCGTTAGTGATTCCTACGATTCTCGGTCTCGATGGCGTCGATTAGATTAGGGTTTGGCAGCGTTGGCCTTGCGTGAGATGGAGACGATTTTGGAGtccatcctctctctctctctctcgatgaGTGATCTCTTCGATTAGGATTTGATGGTTTCGAAAGAGACCAGAGAATGTTTCTTGATGGAGATCGCCTTTCTCGAGGTCGTGCTCTGACTCAACTTTTCGTCGTGTCTGTTCTCCGGGTAGAAGAAGTGTTACAGAGAGACGAAAGCGAGTTCAACAATGGCGGAAAGTAAACAAACCCTAAGAATTATGAGAAAGAATAAGAAGACGGAGATATATTTACCCAGAGAATGCTTGATTCGCAATGAACGGCTCCTCTCTCAATCAATCAAAAGGGATTCTCTCTCTGGCGATTTCTCAAAGATCTGAATGAAGGAAAGATACAAATTTTGAAAGAGAACCAAGAGAAATTATAAAGAAGATCTTCAAGAATCCGATTTTCAGAAATCCCTTTTAATCGCAACAAAATTAGCTCTTGTTTGTTTCTATGTAAAAACGGCGTCATTTCTTACTTATTTTAAATCAACAAAGCAATCAAAACGACACCGTTCCAGCCAAAGGTAATACAAAGCGTTGACCTTTTATTGATAAGTTTCATTCTGTATACAAACAATTAAACAAGACGATGGATGAGTTGGGTCAGTAAATTAGAGGCCCAACATAACTGGGCCCTCTTCAGATGTATTCTCTTCCAAACGTGAGATTTGAAGAGAGAGCATTCAATGGCTGAAAGCTGTAAAGCAAGCAAGTGCACGGTGGTAAGTTTTGGTACATTCATTGCTTCATTCCTTCACGTCATGTGGCTTTCTTATCCTTCTATTAAATTTTCTTACCAAACTCGTTTGCTTAAGAGGTTCAGTTTTGGACAAGCTAAAGGAGAATGCATATATCATCCATCTCAATTCTTTTATACTTTATTAGTAGCTGAATAAC is a genomic window containing:
- the LOC108805603 gene encoding homeobox-leucine zipper protein ATHB-20-like; this encodes MYIFNPTADATEGLRLEMAFPQHGFMFQQLHEDNTHDQFPSCHPPHLFNGGNYMMNRSMSLTNVQEDHHPTVDEENLSDDGLHMILGEKKKRLQLEQVRALEKSFELGNKLEPERKIQLAKALGMQPRQIAIWFQNRRARWKTRQLERDYDSLRKQFESLKSDNDSLLAHNKKLLAEVMSLKNNDCNEASIIKREAEASWSNNGSTDINLKMPRETTTTHVSTIKDLFPSSIRASTHHHQNHEMVQKESLCDMFNGTDETTTDGYWPWSDPNHNNHHQFN
- the LOC130495896 gene encoding pyruvate, phosphate dikinase regulatory protein 2-like; translated protein: MSSSHQAHPEPDSEFPLAASSPCSPKLKASPKLNRWSMARALRSGAKIDRPINAPRRQSTTEEADRKTSSIDGDDVAAGKSIYLVSDGTGWTAEHSVNAALGQFENRLVNRGCSVNTHLFSWVEDEEKLLEIINQAAKQKAMCFYTLANPSMSKSAKEACDQLGVLSVDILGPIIEGIASHLGVSPSGLTRGAPGRVKTLNDAYFKRIEAIEFTIKQDDGTLPENLGKADIVLVGVSRTGKTPLSTYIAQKGYKVANVPFVMGVEPPKTLFEVEPRKVFALKIELVVLQAIRRTRAKTLGVDTEGENRYSGFDLVRKELDFASKIYAKNPGWAVIDVTNKAIEETAAVILRLYHDGSDSSTSVPCISKRF